The following are encoded together in the Colius striatus isolate bColStr4 chromosome 5, bColStr4.1.hap1, whole genome shotgun sequence genome:
- the CCDC126 gene encoding coiled-coil domain-containing protein 126, with protein sequence MFLTFSRKNMSQKLSMFLLVFGIIWGLMLLRYTFQYPRRQSSAELRGQILDLSKRYVKALAEENKNLMNGGGGASMAGYADLKRTIAVLLDDILQRLVKLENKVDYIVVNASATNTTNGTSNQAPVTSNKRVKTASNIR encoded by the exons ATGTTTCTaactttttcaagaaaaaatatgtCCCAGAAACTGAGTATGTTTTTACTAGTTTTTGGAATCATTTGGGGTTTGATGTTGCTACGCTACACTTTTCAGTATCCACGACGCCAAAGTAGTGCTGAGTTGCGTGGACAGATACTAGATCTGAGTAAAAGATACGTCAAAGCACtggcagaagaaaacaagaatttaATGAATGGCGGTGGTGGAGCTTCTATGGCAGGATATg CTGATCTTAAGAGAACAATTGCTGTTCTTCTCGATGACATCTTACAACGCCTTGTGAAATTGGAAAACAAAGTTGATTACATCGTTGTGAATGCTTCAGCAACAAATACCACTAATGGAACTAGCAATCAGGCGCCAGTAACTTCAAATAAACGTGTCAAAACAGCAAGTAACATTAGATAG